The Apostichopus japonicus isolate 1M-3 chromosome 14, ASM3797524v1, whole genome shotgun sequence region aaacaatttcacaaaCTGAGTGAAAACAACAGCTACATGTAAAACTTGGCCAAAGGTttgtaaataaacaacaacacatCTCTATAAATTCGTGagatttacaatttttctaGGTTGAATAAAGAATATGAAAGAACTTATAACTGTAAACTTCATCATTATTTATAGCTATGTTCACTGCAGCTGATTGTAATACGACGTAAATATTAAGTATGGGTAATTCAGAATGAAGCCAAATTACGCCTAACCACAAAAATAAAGTTTGAATATTATCATATAGAAATTTTATATTATTGGCTGACCATTTCGTACTATTCTAATATGCTGTTTGATTGCTTTAACGAAATCAATTAAACAGCCTCGAAATTGTAAAAACAGGAATACGAGTGATGGCATGAAACATCGTTACCCGAATTAGAGTTACTCAATGCAAAGCGCGCCTACAATTTTAAGCTTCGGTAAACAAACACACATGGTTAGTTATTGGTGAACAAGTATCAGAAAAGAAGCAGTCAGTGTGATACGGTGCGATACGTTGGACGTATACACAGTGGTTAAATTTACGATTTGTGGTTTGAACacttttagtttatttttgttaGTTTTAGTGAACACTttatacttttcttcttttgaacGTGACCAGAGCCCAATATCAAGGATGGCATCGACACAAGAAAATACCGGTAAGTTGGTATCACTACATAAGGTAAATTGTATAGGATTTAGACTATATCCGAATTAACCCAAGCACGTTACTGTTGTACACGGAATATTGTTCCATGAGTCATTTCGTTAATATTTGTTGTGTAATGGTTCCGTTTGTGTTACTGGTAGCTATAGTGCAGCAGTAATCTGTACGGATATCATTATAATAGAACAAGTCAGTGATAACTTTTGTACATGCCGTCTATATGATATGCGTGGGTATACCTATCCGTGCAGTTTTAAAAGGGAACTATAAATATGTGTGAAGTGAATCAAGAAACACCAAACGTCGTTTGTGGGcgatttgataaaaaaaatcaagctcCAATGAGACAGCATTCTTTGGTTAATACTTTTGGATACTTGCAAGTACTCTGCGACATCATAAACGCAAGATTATCGAGgctgaaattgttatttttcaaaACCCTCAGTCTGAACAAATGTGCGACTTATGTACATTTCAAGACATTGTGGCCAAATTAGCTTATTTAAAAATAGTAGGTTATGACGTAACGTCATTGGTATTGGCATGTGGATGACATAGGCTATCATCCGATGATGCTCTGTTGTTTccatgaaataaatataatatttggtaaagttattagaatttataacaTAATGGGTGAAAATCTATAGAAGCCTGTATCGAGTAGTCGACGTCATCGTCactttagccttaaaggagaattccagagatttagcatattttgaatATCTTAAAAACCGGAATAGCTTGGAAATATTGCATTTTTATTTGactataatatatcaagacaAAAATTATGCTTAAAGCTGGATATACTCAGTATATCAATGAggattctttcttctttcttccaCAACATTTAAAGTTGACAAGTAAATTTGATAGCTGTTATGTCATATTCATGCATTTATTTTACTTGCAAATTTCTCAGTAATGCATTCATTGGTTTTATTGTTAAGTTCACATCCACCTTAGGTAGTAGACATTATTATTTGGAAGTTTATCCAATTCAATCCAGGTcaaaaaaacataaaccagattttttggggggtcagTGGagtaactattaaataataCCTTTGTTTGGTATAAACAGTGACACCTTTAACTATTAATATCTCAAATCATTATATAATTTTGTCGGAATTGTAATCAAATTTCCGGCGGATATttagaatatgttcctctttcataaTTCAAAACGTCCCCTAGACTATTAAGAACAGGAAACCTTCCACTGGTgcttgttttcttgttttctattCCTGCCCCCAGTATTTGACTAGGTTTAGTTGCTTGTGGTCTGTCCCAAGTTCGCTTTGTCAAAGTTCAGACGGGACGTACATGGAAACATCATGGTTAACTTGATGAATACAAATATAAGCTAGTGTATATAGTTGGTCTGAAAGACGATATGGGGAAGAGAAGGTGAGTTGGAGTGAATCGGGACACATATGTCATGTATAGTTTTCCTCACACCATCTAAAGAACACTTATATTGAAAGATACGTGATGATCGGCAAAGCGAAACTTACCATAGACTATTTAAACCATAACACATATACAGCGGAAACTTTGACTCTGTGTTCTGTTGTAACTTAATAGTGTAATCTCCGGTACATAATATACAAActaaagtaaatatttgaacACGATGATCCTTGTTCACTACTTTCAACAACTATAAAAGTTCACATATTTGTAATGCATAGTCCAGAATCCATTGAGTCACCACACAACAAACACTACACAATCTACAattattgacgttttgacgacaCTAACGTatgatatgtttttatttcataacattgtCTTATATTGTGAACTCCTCGAACTTTATTGCTTAGTGGGTAAACACATTCATATACAGAAAGTTTCAAGCAAATAGCTGCGATTGTGATGCAGATAACGTCTCTCACCAACGAaaacacatataatatatgttGTTCCGAGGTGTACTATGTTAATGGCACAAGAGATCGCTATGCTATCATAAGAACTTTTGTATCTAAACGAAACAGCAAGTAACTATTGACACCCATGGAGCTTACGTAAAGGAACCGATGTAGCTTGACACAAGGACCAAAATGAAATCTGTACCAATGCTTGTTTAAGAAAAAACCTTAATTTCTTTGACCAAGGAGGGCCAAGTTTGAACAGTCTAACACCCGccaaacaaaaaggaaaaaaaatctgatgtCGTACTCTGATGGCTTGGAGTATTTCCTAAAATGTGTGTGCAGTGGTTGTCCCTTAAAAAACTTCAAGCAGTGGTTTAAAAGGCCACGTACACTTTCAATCGACATCAATCAATCGATATGTAAATCAACATATACCATTGCAATTGAAATCgtcatataccaatttaaatcaatGTTATAAGTCAATAAGTTTAAACTGACATCGACCATTTTCAGATTGCATGAATCGATTTAAACTAGTATAATATATTAGAAACTATCAGATGTCGACTCAAAGTGATCGTTAGTGAATGAAAATTGCATCTGTTCCTACTGTTCGCACTTCCACCGATGGGGAAAgttgctttgctagatcagctccacagctctagaacagtctccccttacatctgaaaacaatccagcatgtgtcaacattccagaaagaactcaagacgCTCTTATTCATCAATACGTTTCCATTTGTTTGATAACTGTTGTatccattttgggtactttgctcctgcagcgcttctgagcagtttttttaactggataaaagcgctttacaaattcttatattattatgattatgaaaaTGCCGAAAACATATAGTTTTCGATTTCCCGTGATCTGATACAATATGGCCGCCATGTTCCTAGAACATGagtaatatcaatttaacaGAGATATAATGGCTGGAAGCGATATTGACAAAATATACCAAAAAGGTAATATCCTGAAGCTAAAATGTGGTGAGAGAGGGCGAAGGGGAGGGTGGTGACGATGTAGAAAACTGTGTCCAATCCCGTACAGAGTTGCCGAGTAATGTATTATAATGCTAACTAAGATATGCAAATGCAATTGTATTTAAACTAGTAATGGTTTACTTTATCGGCTTGAGCTATAGGGCAAAGTTGACTCCGACGTAGTTTGATATTGCTAAAATTTGTCAAGTTGGAATTGGATGGGACCGTCTGTTATCAAATACAGTTTGAAATTCATCCTAGAAGTAttccaactgtgatcagttTATCCATGGTTGTAATTTATCTTCATATCTATGATGtgttaatttactttaaaagtaGAGCTATATTTAGTTCACAGACCAAAAGAGGCATACatcaaccttgaatgaaaaTTACAATTTCTAAGCAAACTGTGGTGCCAAATATCTATTAAAATTGAGATTACTCGAAGATCGTGAGATTTTTGGAACTCTAGAATCGCATCATATCATATTCTGTTCTTTGGCAATCATTGGTTTTAGTTTCCATTCGGAATCATCACAACAACTGTGCTGTTTAATCGAATTGTCAAGTTTGGTGGTAAACTGAGTTTTTTTGttatcagttttaatattttaacgcTACATTAATCATAAAGTACACCACTTATATGttttatgtattataactgATTTTGCAGAGTCAAATGTTTACTACGATATTGTTGAAAATCGGGACCAGATCCCGGAGTACATAGAAGTCACTGGAGATGCAGAATATATGAGGGTAATTCCACCTGGGACACCGCCATCAAACACGACTGTGGCATCTGCACCACCTGCAGGAAATGTGATGTTAACACCTAACATTGCGAATCAACAACTTCAAGGATCGCAACCACCGGTTAACCCGAATTACCAGACTACGTCCCAGCCACAGCAGCTTCCACGACAACCACAACATCAGCAGCCGTACCTTCAACCCCAGATGCCTCCACACCAACAACAAACAGCCGAGAATCAACCCCAGCAAAACCCTGTCACATATCCCGCTCCTCCGCCATATCAACAATACGACCAAAAAGGATCTTTACCTCCTCCTCCCTACCAGCCACAAGAGATACAGACTATTCAGCCGCAACCGATTCACGCAATGCCGTACAATATGTCACAACAAGGTCAGGGGGTAGTTATCCAGCAGCCTCAACAGTTTCAACAAATGGTATGCAGTTTTGTGTGTTGCAGTTGTTATTAAGAATGTAACATAATGTTATCCATGTTGAGAGGTGTTGACGTTACATGGCTTGGGAATTGGTTTCATTTCTATTGTATAAGAAATATGTATGCGTGAAATAGAATCCCACTTATATAATCACCATAATTCTGAAACGAGGAGGATAAGGGAAATATATCAAAGATAATATTGCGAGATAGTCtttattattttcaatgaaCGGCTGGTTCATGACATTCATATACTCGGTTTTATGAATGGTTGTTTCAACTCGTCATCGCCCTCCCCATAGTATGCATTCATAATCAATGGAATATCACATTGTACACATTGATATGTTCATCTAGGGGCGTCCATACTTCATCGTTTTTCAAATGGTGTAAATCGATTTGGGGATCGGCTAGCTCTTTTGAGATCAAATAAAGTGACAGGTAGAGTAAGTTGGGCCATCGAAACCGGTTTTTGTCTAACATTAATTACTGTCTACTGCGAGGCGTATAGGAGGGTAGTTCGGGTTGGTTGTCGACTGGAGATGTATATTTATTCGTAATCGACTTTGTCGGGGTCCAGGGACAGATCTCTGGTTCTCCCTTAAGCTGCAGCATTTTCAGATATTGTCAGGCTTTGCCTGTTCTCTCAGAGCCATGTTGATCAAAGAAAGAACAATCTCCTACATTTGTTCAGCACTTGAAACGATAAGTGATGGAGAAATGAACAGTTATCTTTGGATCTCACCATGTCGTCACCCAGGCaatttgtcaaaattattgttaaaagcaaattaatatttgtctttttactttatttcctttaaaaaaaaattctccagtAAGGTTTATCTgcaatatattttcttcatgatATGTTCAATATCTACTATCGGAAATGTtaatatcaaaatcaactcaaaaatcTGCCTTAGTCCccaaggagaagaagaagaagaacattaataaataatatcatGGTACACACCTGAAAGATCGTAAAATTTCCATTTGGTATTCTGAAGGTTACCCTTACATAACGTGTACAGACACCATTCTCGTAATTTATTAAATACGAAGTGGCGGATTCCAGATAAATTTGATACCAATCCGTCAATCTGTTCTCCTGTTCCGGGAAAGTGTCAAAAAGCAACAAGAGAACATTTTTGGATATATGCTATTAAATAAGATTTTGGGTTTTTCTATTTTGTGGCTTGTACGAATGGAATTACATGTGTTGCCAACCTTCAACTGAGGCAACTTAGGACTTGTTTTTACCGGTTAGTAAAGGTTACTTGATAACAAGCGACGAAAACTTAGAGGCTGGTCGAAATATTCTACATGCTAATGATGGAAAATTTAAGATACCGTGATGACCAACGCGTCAACTGTAATAATATGGGATACAATGCCATTAAAGTGAACATATAGTATGGTATATGGTTAATATAATAACCCGTTTGTAACATTTGTGCACACGAGTGATGTAGTGTTAGATatatatgctgataattttgtTCTTGCTTTATATTCTCAGCCATTCCAACCTGTCACGGTAATAAATACATCGGATGCAGGTCAAAGTAACTCAATACAAGGAATGGCTATAACCTCCATAGTGCTGTCAGCGATTGCAACAGTGTGTGTTCTTGGATGCCTTTGTACCGTACCAGCAATAGTGCTTGGTTCACTGGTGAGTTATAATGTGTTAATCTATGTAAATGGCTCACACAGACAATATGACATGATTGTCGTTCAAGGTGTTTTGCCCCAAGATGTCATTTTGCAAATCTCAATTGGTTTGTAGCATCGCTGATATTCTAAAGTTCAGTTTACTGCCTTTGACAGGCAATCAAGCTGGACGTCTCTAGAGgctatgtgtgtatatgtgttgTGCGCGTGTAAAGCCACATACCTTGTACACACGATATATAAAGACTTCACGTGGTCCAAGAATCTGAACTTGGAAAAGTCGGCACATGAATGATAGATTGATCATACGACTTCACAAATTCGCTGTTTCCCATAGAATTACAGGAATCCTTGTATACCTCTCCTTCTTCGGGTAACCATGTGTATTCTTAGCCACTCAAGTCATAATTTGAATGCTTGAATGTTTTAGGTTTCCTAATATGGTAAGAAACTGCTCGGAGCCTGGTTGCGAGTCTGTTCTttctataataataaaagtagaGACTTCTTCATGTGTTCAACTATTAGCGATGAGATATCATACTTAGCCTTGTTCAAGTCTACAACCTATAGCCTAATGGGAAGGAATGCTTCATCATTATATCTCTCAAAAGGAATCAAATTATTCTTAGTTGCATGTGGTTCATAATTTATTACTACGCATCCCTATCACATATATAAGTTTATATTTTAATCTGATAAATAATCTGAAAATTGTAACGTTTCGCAGCCAGTCGAAATGCTATATTTTCAGTTACTCATAACGTTTCTCCTAAATCTCTCCTTCAGGCTTTAAACAGATCCGCGGCGGAAGACACAAGGAAAAAATTCGCTATCACTTCTATGGTTTTGACAGTTACAGTATGGATCATATATGTTGCCTTATTAttgatttcaatatttcaataatttcaataatAGGAGGCTAAGAGGCTGTGGTGCAGAGGCTGCGCTGAAGTAACCCGCTGGTTTCAACTCGAGGAAGGAACCATATAGCGGGCAATAAACGTTGAAATAGATATCTATACATTAACTTAGCAATTAAAAGGAATATTTTACTCTTATGTAAATGGTGGTCAGGTATTAAACTCAGCCTGTGGTTGTTCGCCAACAGCCTCAACATTATCAACAAATTGTACAGTTTTGTATGCTGCAGTTGTCGTTAAGTATGTAACATATAATATTATTCATGTTGATATCTATTTGTCAGAGATAGCTAGAGAATACGCATCAGAAAGCTGAGTTATTTAAAGCCTGTTGCTTCAAACAAATTGTTCTCTCTACAAGAGTATAACAGAGACTGAGGataaactgtacagtacatatatacagaaaCAAGATTACTTTAAGGTAACAAACTAACAATACAACTTGATTAACCTATAGTCTGAAGCAGAGCTGTAAAAAAAGACACTTAACAGTTCCACAAACGGCCTTCTTTCTGAATACATATAATAGAGCTAGGAACTTAAaggtatataaagagtattaaatagaatgtgagactacACTTAGCAACAGTATTCCTCAACTTTCTAACAAAAAATCTAAGCATAGCTGATTTTGAAGCATGGGTTTACAAAGGAATATTCAATCTATGGTCATTTCACAAACTGGTATGCTGCCAAACAGATTACCTTCAAGGACTTTTGTGCATATTAGTACTAGACTAAAGTACCTGTGTACAATCCGAGAGATTTACACGTCTTACATCCTTCAACCTCAAGAGACTTACATCCTTCAACCCCattcccccactccctcccctcccatgcCTGGTATCCATTACTGTTCCTGTGCAGGTGTCATAGATCTAAGAACACCGTACTTGATCAAACTCTTTTATTTTTTCTCGTTCTCAGTTGTGTCCTTGACAATAAGTAGTAGTATGCTAAATGGAGACTCACCCTGAAAAGGAAGATGATCCAGAAACTTACAGAGAGTTGCGTGTAAATCCCTTACTCTACAGAATGGTCTATCAGACCAGGCTGCTAATGGTATCATGGGAGTCTTAGCAACAACATTTGCCAGATAGTCACCAAACTCTTTGTAGCCTAAATTATTGATGTCTTCAAGAGATTTCACTTTAGCCATGGTAACAATTCCCCTATTtgcacaaagaaagaaagacagaaacaCCAACATACAATACTGAAACAGCACAAGCATAATATATTCAAAATTGAGCTGCAAGCATAAAATTTAACTAGATTCACCGGCATGAACTGAGTTTATTAAAATCAAACTGGATTGATCATTCCAAGGTTTACTGGTAACAGTTTcctttaaatataaaaatttacTGTTTGACTGAAAGTTTGTTTTTGCACCATCAGCAACCAGAGCTGAGAAGATATTAATACAACTTACAAgatcatactgtacaataccaCTATCCCTGTTTTGTTGTACTTAGCAAATTTGCAAACAAGAGATTATGTTCTTGAATCAATGTTCTTGAATCTTGAATCCAAAGAAACATAATGTTGCATCAACTTTGAGTAAATCTGAAGCTTAATAAAAGACATTGGAACCAAGAGACATTTTTCCCATGACATGTacttttttcaaaatattccttCAATACTTGAATGTTTAAGACAGCAGGTTTGAGTAGTGCCAAGAAACCTTCCATAAGCAAGACTTACCTGTACCTTCAAAATACATGCAAGGATACAAGCAGTGGTTCAGTACattcatgaaatataaattatcaTTTCTAAAAATTGACTCCACAAACTTACAAATTACAGTACAAAAGTAATGATTTCTAAAAAGCCATTTTTGTACCTAAATCATTGCTTTAGGCATACTGTACTTATTCATTGTTAAGTAGGctacttaaaaaatatatttgctacCTACTGTTACTATGAAGTATACAACATATCACCAACTTTGTATAATTTTGTAAGCCTACTATAGAGGCAAAAACTGCATCATTGAAGTTTAAGAAAACTAGGAAAGGGAAATTCCAAagatttttcaaaacaattaggAAACAATTTAGATACGGTACCTTTAAATTATACCCCCTTGATATTGGGTAtgaatattatatttgtatAATTTCTGAAAGCTTTATGGATAATGTTTCAGACATTTCATGTTAACCTACATTATAGCCTACCAAGCACTGAAGATGAGGTGCAATGAATTTAGCACGCAAACTCTTGTCATACATTCTCAGTTtaactttaaaggcattgaagactcgcccaaacagcgtgcggccatctggaaaaagttaactttccattgcttgcaagtgacgttttgtttgtgttgctacaaaatgcagacagtaatgaaacatgataccttgttatctttagctggacctgagatgtcggtcgctgtattgtttgtaccaGAGCCAAATATACGACTctggtttgtacactgtgctgtgggtattgactgcagctgtatgtactgactatacactagtgtctatgtgctgatggtagcaagctgtgtgtgtgtattttctgggatagatggtggtgtctaacacttctgttataactcattcgaaactaggtcagattaccggcattaggtgtttctttttgcgccagtcttcacaccctttaactgtATCTTTTACTGACATTACTGTGTTCTCACAATCTCTGTAACCATTTCATTGTTTCAAGTTTACAAGATGTTTTAGGAATAAGATATGGCTCAATATGTGAACATTTAGGTTTACGGACATGCTATCATGATGTAAACAACAATGGCTTATCTGACTAAATTATGGCCTACACTAGCCGTATACTGGCATAGGACTAAGGTAGATCTTGACTAAATTAAGGCCTACGCTAGTCGTAGGCTGGCCTAAGTTAGCTTATCATCATGGCACAATGAAGTTACGAATTACGGCCTGGTAATGAATAAACTAATCCACTCCTAAGTAAGGCCGATATCTAacaatatgactgattaaaaaACCATTATATAAAACCCAACCTACAGCACAATTACCACGAATAGGCAAAACTCGTATCGCCAGGCCGAAACTGGGAAATTACAGTCACGAGTAACACTAACAGCTATCGACTTTTACATTGTGTGTCTACGTGACTGATCTACACTAGTTTACGTACGTACCAGGGCACAGATATCATCGGAACGGTCCCAAAGGACTTGAAACCAAG contains the following coding sequences:
- the LOC139980377 gene encoding uncharacterized protein, producing the protein MASTQENTESNVYYDIVENRDQIPEYIEVTGDAEYMRVIPPGTPPSNTTVASAPPAGNVMLTPNIANQQLQGSQPPVNPNYQTTSQPQQLPRQPQHQQPYLQPQMPPHQQQTAENQPQQNPVTYPAPPPYQQYDQKGSLPPPPYQPQEIQTIQPQPIHAMPYNMSQQGQGVVIQQPQQFQQMPFQPVTVINTSDAGQSNSIQGMAITSIVLSAIATVCVLGCLCTVPAIVLGSLALNRSAAEDTRKKFAITSMVLTVTVWIIYVALLLISIIGG